The Vitis riparia cultivar Riparia Gloire de Montpellier isolate 1030 chromosome 3, EGFV_Vit.rip_1.0, whole genome shotgun sequence genome includes a region encoding these proteins:
- the LOC117911286 gene encoding disease resistance protein RUN1-like isoform X2 has protein sequence MASSSTSLSVPSSSSTHRWKYDVFLSFRGEDTRQSFTAHLHAALCQKGINTFKDNQLRRGDKISPALLQAIEESRCSIIIFSENYASSSWCLDELTKILECVKMRRQTALPVFHNVDPSHVRKQEGSFAKAFAKHEQVYKDKMEQVVKWRDALTEAATISGWDSRNRDESVVIEEIVARILTEQIDASSSNMDALVGMDSRVEDVVSLLCIGSDDVRMVGIWGMAGIGGTKIFDTRINSIKARLHSRKVLIVLDDVDKQQQLEDLVRNHDWFGLGSRIIITTRDRHLLSCQNVNAIYEAKKLKYDEALELFCQHAFRSEQPTKDFMQLCHRAVDYTGGLPLALKVLGSCLYKKDIDVWKSELDKLKQFPNKEIQNVLKTSFEGLDDNEQNIFLDIAFFYKGHHKDYVKDILNGCGFFFDAGIKSLQDKSLITISEKNKLWMHDLLQEMGWNIVRQKFEVPGERSRLRVHEDINHILTTNTGTEAVEGIFLDLSASEELNFSVEAFAMLKRLRLLRVYTVQIDRSLEYLSEKELIAHTDDIWERRSYIWERRSYAWTRMEHLYTQCKLHLYGDFKFLSSNLRSLYWDGYPLKSLPSNFHPENLVELNMCFSQLKQLWEGKKAFKKLRFIKLSHSQHLTKTPDFSGAPNLSRLILECCTSLVEVHPSVVALKKLIFLNLKGCKKLKNFSRSIHMESLRILTLSGCSKLQQFPEVQGKMEQLAELSLEGTAIKGLPSSIEYLTGLALLNLKECKSLESLPNSIFMLKSLKTLILSNCTRLEKLPEIPENMESLMELFLNGSAIIELPSSIGCLNGLVLLNLKNCKKLAGLPQSICELTSLRTLILCGCSELKELPDDLGSLQCLVELKADGTAIQEVPPSINLLTNLQELSLAGCKGWESKSWNLAFSFGSSATLEPLRLPRLSGLYSLKELILSDCNLLEGALPIDLGSLSSLEWLDLSRNSFITIPASLSGLSRLKTLILPYCKSLQSLPELPSSIEYLNAEACTSLETFSCSSSACTLKGLTELDLIFSNCFRLMENEHNDSMKHILLGIQLLASIPKFLGPNGSIYGWDYPENEYNAIVPGSRIPEWFVDQSTGSSVTVELPPHWNNTKLMGMAVCAVVGAKGVIDPTTEKRSIGIYFNVDGSTGIRTGWTASLSLPMRTDHTWFGYRPLAILTAYSGDFGKSRGSMVVSFRVGIGKEKVEVKKCGVRLVYEGEEKDSHCSFPCGAMWPEEREETDSECSFPGEGDESDSGSEDLRQSNSDSESKELRQTCSPCNLLTNFFMLLKQICVTSKEKADLSQSNSVYP, from the exons ATGGCTTCTTCTTCAACCAGTCTCTCAGTACCTTCTTCCTCTTCCACCCATCGCTGGAAGTACGATGTCTTCCTTAGTTTCAGAGGTGAAGACACCCGCCAAAGCTTTACTGCCCATCTTCACGCGGCGCTTTGTCAAAAGGGAATCAACACTTTCAAAGATAACCAACTCAGGAGAGGCGACAAAATATCTCCAGCTCTCCTACAGGCAATTGAAGAATCGAGGTGTTCCATCATCATTTTCTCCGAAAACTATGCGTCTTCAAGTTGGTGTTTGGATGAACTTACAAAGATTCTTGAGTGTGTCAAAATGAGGAGGCAAACAGCTCTACCGGTTTTCCACAATGTGGATCCCTCCCATGTAAGAAAGCAAGAAGGGAGTTTTGCGAAAGCATTTGCAAAGCATGAACAAGTTTACAAGGATAAGATGGAGCAGGTGGTGAAGTGGAGAGATGCTTTGACTGAAGCAGCCACAATTTCTGGATGGGATTCACGAAATAG AGACGAGTCTGTGGTTATTGAGGAAATTGTTGCCAGGATTTTGACTGAACAGATCGATGCATCCTCAAGCAACATGGATGCTCTAGTTGGGATGGACTCTCGTGTAGAGGACGTGGTTTCACTGTTATGTATTGGCTCTGATGATGTTCGGATGGTAGGAATTTGGGGCATGGCTGGCATAG GGGGAACAAAAATTTTCGATACAAGAATCAATTCTATAAAAGCAAGACTCCATTCGAGGAAGGTCCTTATCGTACTTGATGATGTGGATAAACAACAACAGTTAGAAGATTTGGTAAGAAATCATGATTGGTTCGGTCTGGGAAGTCGAATTATCATAACAACTAGGGACCGACATTTGCTAAGTTGTCAAAACGTGAATGCAATATATGAAGCTAAGAAATTAAAGTATGATGAAGCTCTTGAGCTCTTTTGTCAGCATGCCTTTAGATCTGAGCAGCCTACAAAAGATTTTATGCAGCTGTGTCACCGTGCAGTAGATTACACTGGAGGCCTTCCCTTGGCCCTTAAAGTCTTGGGTTCTTGTCTATACAAAAAAGACATAGATGTATGGAAGAGTGAATTGGACAAACTCAAACAATTCCCCaacaaagaaattcaaaatgtgCTCAAAACAAGTTTTGAAGGGTTAGATGACAATGAACAGAACATATTTCTTGATATTGCATTCTTCTATAAAGGGCATCATAAAGATTATGTCAAAGACATACTAAATGGTTGTGGTTTCTTCTTTGACGCCGGAATAAAAAGTCTTCAAGATAAGTCACTCATAACCATCTCCGAGAAGAATAAGTTGTGGATGCATGATTTGTTACAAGAAATGGGTTGGAATATTGTAAGGCAAAAATTTGAAGTACCTGGTGAGCGTAGCAGGTTGCGGGTTCATGAGGACATCAATCATATACTAACAACAAATACG GGGACTGAAGCAGTTGAAGGCATATTCCTTGATTTGTCTGCATCAGAAGAACTAAACTTTAGCGTTGAGGCCTTTGCGATGCTGAAGAGATTAAGATTGCTCAGGGTCTATACTGTGCAAATAGATAGAAGCTTGGAATATTTGTCAGAAAAAGAGTTAATCGCCCATACTGATGATATTTGGGAAAGGAGGAGCTATATTTGGGAAAGGAGGAGCTATGCTTGGACAAGGATGGAGCATCTGTACACTCAGTGTAAATTGCACCTGTATGGAGATTTCAAATTTCTATCCAGCAACTTGAGATCTCTCTATTGGGATGGATATCCTTTGAAGTCCCTTCCATCAAATTTTCATCCAGAGAATCTTGTTGAGCTAAACATGTGCTTTAGTCAACTTAAACAACTATGGGAAGGAAAGAAG GCATTCAAGAAGTTGAGATTCATCAAACTTAGCCACTCTCAACATTTAACCAAAACTCCAGACTTCTCTGGAGCCCCAAACCTTAGTAGACTGATTCTAGAATGCTGTACAAGTTTGGTCGAGGTTCACCCATCCGTTGTAGCTCTCAAGAAGCTTATTTTCCTGAATTTAAAAGGCTGCAAGAAACTTAAGAATTTCTCAAGGAGCATCCATATGGAGTCTCTTCGAATTCTTACTCTCTCTGGCTGCTCAAAACTCCAGCAGTTTCCAGAGGTCCAAGGTAAAATGGAACAGCTGGCAGAGCTTTCTTTAGAAGGGACTGCTATAAAAGGATTGCCCTCGTCCATTGAATATCTCACTGGACTTGCTTTATTAAATCTGAAAGAGTGCAAAAGCCTTGAGTCATTACCCAACAgcatttttatgttgaaatccCTGAAAACTCTCATTCTTTCAAACTGCACAAGACTCGAGAAGCTTCCAGAGATCCCGGAAAACATGGAGAGTTTGATGGAGCTTTTTCTAAATGGGAGTGCTATTATAGAACTGCCATCCTCAATTGGATGTCTAAATGGGCTTGTTTTGTTGAATctgaaaaattgtaaaaaactTGCAGGTCTTCCGCAAAGCATTTGTGAACTGACATCTCTTCGGACTCTTATTCTATGTGGTTGCTCAGAACTGAAGGAATTACCAGATGACTTGGGGAGCCTACAGTGTTTAGTAGAGCTCAAAGCAGATGGAACTGCCATACAAGAGGTGCCACCCTCTATTAATCTTTTGACAAACCTTCAAGAATTATCATTAGCAGGATGTAAGGGATGGGAATCTAAGTCATGGAATCTGGCTTTTTCTTTCGGCTCGTCAGCAACACTAGAACCATTGCGACTGCCTCGCTTGTCAGGTTTATACTCCTTGaaagaattgattttaagtGACTGCAACCTATTGGAAGGAGCATTGCCCATTGATCTCGGCTCCCTATCTTCATTGGAATGGTTAGATCTCAGCCGAAACAGTTTCATTACGATTCCTGCTAGCCTTAGTGGACTTTCTCGGCTCAAAACGCTCATACTGCCATACTGCAAGAGTCTTCAATCATTGCCAGAGCTTCCATCAAGTATTGAATATTTAAATGCCGAAGCTTGCACATCCCTGGAAACCTTTTCATGTTCATCAAGTGCATGCACATTGAAGGGGCTTACGGAACTCGACCTCATATTTTCTAATTGCTTCAGACTAATGGAGAATGAACACAATGACAGTATGAAACATATCCTACTGGGAATTCAGCTTCTTGCATCAATACCAAAATTTCTGGGTCCAAATggg AGTATCTATGGTTGGGACTATCCGGAAAATGAGTATAATGCAATCGTTCCTGGAAGTAGAATTCCGGAGTGGTTCGTGGATCAGAGCACGGGGTCTTCAGTAACAGTAGAGCTGCCTCCACATTGGAATAATACCAAGTTGATGGGAATGGCTGTTTGTGCTGTTGTGGGCGCCAAGGGTGTCATTGACCCCACCACTGAGAAGCGCTCGATTGGTATATATTTTAATGTGGATGGTAGCACTGGGATTCGTACTGGTTGGACGGCTAGCCTGAGTCTACCAATGAGAACTGACCACACGTGGTTTGGGTATCGACCACTTGCTATCCTGACTGCATATTCTGGGGACTTTGGAAAGAGCAGAGGCTCTATGGTGGTTTCATTTCGAGTAGGAATCGGGAAGGAGAAGGTAGAGGTGAAGAAGTGTGGGGTTCGTCTTGTATACGAGGGAGAGGAGAAAGATAGTCATTGCAGCTTTCCTTGTGGTGCCATGTGGCCGGAAGAAAGAGAGGAGACAGATAGTGAATGCAGCTTTCCAGGAGAAGGAGATGAATCAGATTCAGGATCAGAAGACCTTAGACAATCAAATTCAGATTCAGAATCAAAAGAACTTAGGCAAACTTGTTCCCCCTGTAACCTTCTTACAAACTTTTTCATGTTGCTGAAGCAGATCTGTGTTACCAGTAAGGAGAAAGCTGACCTTTCCCAATCAAATTCAGTCTATCCATAA
- the LOC117911286 gene encoding disease resistance protein RUN1-like isoform X1, which yields MASSSTSLSVPSSSSTHRWKYDVFLSFRGEDTRQSFTAHLHAALCQKGINTFKDNQLRRGDKISPALLQAIEESRCSIIIFSENYASSSWCLDELTKILECVKMRRQTALPVFHNVDPSHVRKQEGSFAKAFAKHEQVYKDKMEQVVKWRDALTEAATISGWDSRNRDESVVIEEIVARILTEQIDASSSNMDALVGMDSRVEDVVSLLCIGSDDVRMVGIWGMAGIGKTSIAEAVYEQICAKFEGCCFLGNVREDLQRYGLPYLIEKLLSQILGGTKIFDTRINSIKARLHSRKVLIVLDDVDKQQQLEDLVRNHDWFGLGSRIIITTRDRHLLSCQNVNAIYEAKKLKYDEALELFCQHAFRSEQPTKDFMQLCHRAVDYTGGLPLALKVLGSCLYKKDIDVWKSELDKLKQFPNKEIQNVLKTSFEGLDDNEQNIFLDIAFFYKGHHKDYVKDILNGCGFFFDAGIKSLQDKSLITISEKNKLWMHDLLQEMGWNIVRQKFEVPGERSRLRVHEDINHILTTNTGTEAVEGIFLDLSASEELNFSVEAFAMLKRLRLLRVYTVQIDRSLEYLSEKELIAHTDDIWERRSYIWERRSYAWTRMEHLYTQCKLHLYGDFKFLSSNLRSLYWDGYPLKSLPSNFHPENLVELNMCFSQLKQLWEGKKAFKKLRFIKLSHSQHLTKTPDFSGAPNLSRLILECCTSLVEVHPSVVALKKLIFLNLKGCKKLKNFSRSIHMESLRILTLSGCSKLQQFPEVQGKMEQLAELSLEGTAIKGLPSSIEYLTGLALLNLKECKSLESLPNSIFMLKSLKTLILSNCTRLEKLPEIPENMESLMELFLNGSAIIELPSSIGCLNGLVLLNLKNCKKLAGLPQSICELTSLRTLILCGCSELKELPDDLGSLQCLVELKADGTAIQEVPPSINLLTNLQELSLAGCKGWESKSWNLAFSFGSSATLEPLRLPRLSGLYSLKELILSDCNLLEGALPIDLGSLSSLEWLDLSRNSFITIPASLSGLSRLKTLILPYCKSLQSLPELPSSIEYLNAEACTSLETFSCSSSACTLKGLTELDLIFSNCFRLMENEHNDSMKHILLGIQLLASIPKFLGPNGSIYGWDYPENEYNAIVPGSRIPEWFVDQSTGSSVTVELPPHWNNTKLMGMAVCAVVGAKGVIDPTTEKRSIGIYFNVDGSTGIRTGWTASLSLPMRTDHTWFGYRPLAILTAYSGDFGKSRGSMVVSFRVGIGKEKVEVKKCGVRLVYEGEEKDSHCSFPCGAMWPEEREETDSECSFPGEGDESDSGSEDLRQSNSDSESKELRQTCSPCNLLTNFFMLLKQICVTSKEKADLSQSNSVYP from the exons ATGGCTTCTTCTTCAACCAGTCTCTCAGTACCTTCTTCCTCTTCCACCCATCGCTGGAAGTACGATGTCTTCCTTAGTTTCAGAGGTGAAGACACCCGCCAAAGCTTTACTGCCCATCTTCACGCGGCGCTTTGTCAAAAGGGAATCAACACTTTCAAAGATAACCAACTCAGGAGAGGCGACAAAATATCTCCAGCTCTCCTACAGGCAATTGAAGAATCGAGGTGTTCCATCATCATTTTCTCCGAAAACTATGCGTCTTCAAGTTGGTGTTTGGATGAACTTACAAAGATTCTTGAGTGTGTCAAAATGAGGAGGCAAACAGCTCTACCGGTTTTCCACAATGTGGATCCCTCCCATGTAAGAAAGCAAGAAGGGAGTTTTGCGAAAGCATTTGCAAAGCATGAACAAGTTTACAAGGATAAGATGGAGCAGGTGGTGAAGTGGAGAGATGCTTTGACTGAAGCAGCCACAATTTCTGGATGGGATTCACGAAATAG AGACGAGTCTGTGGTTATTGAGGAAATTGTTGCCAGGATTTTGACTGAACAGATCGATGCATCCTCAAGCAACATGGATGCTCTAGTTGGGATGGACTCTCGTGTAGAGGACGTGGTTTCACTGTTATGTATTGGCTCTGATGATGTTCGGATGGTAGGAATTTGGGGCATGGCTGGCATAGGTAAGACTTCCATCGCTGAAGCTGTCTATGAACAAATCTGTGCTAAATTTGAAGGTTGTTGCTTCCTTGGGAACGTTAGAGAAGACTTACAAAGATATGGTCTACCTTATTTAATAGAAAAGCTCCTTTCACAAATTTTAGGGGGAACAAAAATTTTCGATACAAGAATCAATTCTATAAAAGCAAGACTCCATTCGAGGAAGGTCCTTATCGTACTTGATGATGTGGATAAACAACAACAGTTAGAAGATTTGGTAAGAAATCATGATTGGTTCGGTCTGGGAAGTCGAATTATCATAACAACTAGGGACCGACATTTGCTAAGTTGTCAAAACGTGAATGCAATATATGAAGCTAAGAAATTAAAGTATGATGAAGCTCTTGAGCTCTTTTGTCAGCATGCCTTTAGATCTGAGCAGCCTACAAAAGATTTTATGCAGCTGTGTCACCGTGCAGTAGATTACACTGGAGGCCTTCCCTTGGCCCTTAAAGTCTTGGGTTCTTGTCTATACAAAAAAGACATAGATGTATGGAAGAGTGAATTGGACAAACTCAAACAATTCCCCaacaaagaaattcaaaatgtgCTCAAAACAAGTTTTGAAGGGTTAGATGACAATGAACAGAACATATTTCTTGATATTGCATTCTTCTATAAAGGGCATCATAAAGATTATGTCAAAGACATACTAAATGGTTGTGGTTTCTTCTTTGACGCCGGAATAAAAAGTCTTCAAGATAAGTCACTCATAACCATCTCCGAGAAGAATAAGTTGTGGATGCATGATTTGTTACAAGAAATGGGTTGGAATATTGTAAGGCAAAAATTTGAAGTACCTGGTGAGCGTAGCAGGTTGCGGGTTCATGAGGACATCAATCATATACTAACAACAAATACG GGGACTGAAGCAGTTGAAGGCATATTCCTTGATTTGTCTGCATCAGAAGAACTAAACTTTAGCGTTGAGGCCTTTGCGATGCTGAAGAGATTAAGATTGCTCAGGGTCTATACTGTGCAAATAGATAGAAGCTTGGAATATTTGTCAGAAAAAGAGTTAATCGCCCATACTGATGATATTTGGGAAAGGAGGAGCTATATTTGGGAAAGGAGGAGCTATGCTTGGACAAGGATGGAGCATCTGTACACTCAGTGTAAATTGCACCTGTATGGAGATTTCAAATTTCTATCCAGCAACTTGAGATCTCTCTATTGGGATGGATATCCTTTGAAGTCCCTTCCATCAAATTTTCATCCAGAGAATCTTGTTGAGCTAAACATGTGCTTTAGTCAACTTAAACAACTATGGGAAGGAAAGAAG GCATTCAAGAAGTTGAGATTCATCAAACTTAGCCACTCTCAACATTTAACCAAAACTCCAGACTTCTCTGGAGCCCCAAACCTTAGTAGACTGATTCTAGAATGCTGTACAAGTTTGGTCGAGGTTCACCCATCCGTTGTAGCTCTCAAGAAGCTTATTTTCCTGAATTTAAAAGGCTGCAAGAAACTTAAGAATTTCTCAAGGAGCATCCATATGGAGTCTCTTCGAATTCTTACTCTCTCTGGCTGCTCAAAACTCCAGCAGTTTCCAGAGGTCCAAGGTAAAATGGAACAGCTGGCAGAGCTTTCTTTAGAAGGGACTGCTATAAAAGGATTGCCCTCGTCCATTGAATATCTCACTGGACTTGCTTTATTAAATCTGAAAGAGTGCAAAAGCCTTGAGTCATTACCCAACAgcatttttatgttgaaatccCTGAAAACTCTCATTCTTTCAAACTGCACAAGACTCGAGAAGCTTCCAGAGATCCCGGAAAACATGGAGAGTTTGATGGAGCTTTTTCTAAATGGGAGTGCTATTATAGAACTGCCATCCTCAATTGGATGTCTAAATGGGCTTGTTTTGTTGAATctgaaaaattgtaaaaaactTGCAGGTCTTCCGCAAAGCATTTGTGAACTGACATCTCTTCGGACTCTTATTCTATGTGGTTGCTCAGAACTGAAGGAATTACCAGATGACTTGGGGAGCCTACAGTGTTTAGTAGAGCTCAAAGCAGATGGAACTGCCATACAAGAGGTGCCACCCTCTATTAATCTTTTGACAAACCTTCAAGAATTATCATTAGCAGGATGTAAGGGATGGGAATCTAAGTCATGGAATCTGGCTTTTTCTTTCGGCTCGTCAGCAACACTAGAACCATTGCGACTGCCTCGCTTGTCAGGTTTATACTCCTTGaaagaattgattttaagtGACTGCAACCTATTGGAAGGAGCATTGCCCATTGATCTCGGCTCCCTATCTTCATTGGAATGGTTAGATCTCAGCCGAAACAGTTTCATTACGATTCCTGCTAGCCTTAGTGGACTTTCTCGGCTCAAAACGCTCATACTGCCATACTGCAAGAGTCTTCAATCATTGCCAGAGCTTCCATCAAGTATTGAATATTTAAATGCCGAAGCTTGCACATCCCTGGAAACCTTTTCATGTTCATCAAGTGCATGCACATTGAAGGGGCTTACGGAACTCGACCTCATATTTTCTAATTGCTTCAGACTAATGGAGAATGAACACAATGACAGTATGAAACATATCCTACTGGGAATTCAGCTTCTTGCATCAATACCAAAATTTCTGGGTCCAAATggg AGTATCTATGGTTGGGACTATCCGGAAAATGAGTATAATGCAATCGTTCCTGGAAGTAGAATTCCGGAGTGGTTCGTGGATCAGAGCACGGGGTCTTCAGTAACAGTAGAGCTGCCTCCACATTGGAATAATACCAAGTTGATGGGAATGGCTGTTTGTGCTGTTGTGGGCGCCAAGGGTGTCATTGACCCCACCACTGAGAAGCGCTCGATTGGTATATATTTTAATGTGGATGGTAGCACTGGGATTCGTACTGGTTGGACGGCTAGCCTGAGTCTACCAATGAGAACTGACCACACGTGGTTTGGGTATCGACCACTTGCTATCCTGACTGCATATTCTGGGGACTTTGGAAAGAGCAGAGGCTCTATGGTGGTTTCATTTCGAGTAGGAATCGGGAAGGAGAAGGTAGAGGTGAAGAAGTGTGGGGTTCGTCTTGTATACGAGGGAGAGGAGAAAGATAGTCATTGCAGCTTTCCTTGTGGTGCCATGTGGCCGGAAGAAAGAGAGGAGACAGATAGTGAATGCAGCTTTCCAGGAGAAGGAGATGAATCAGATTCAGGATCAGAAGACCTTAGACAATCAAATTCAGATTCAGAATCAAAAGAACTTAGGCAAACTTGTTCCCCCTGTAACCTTCTTACAAACTTTTTCATGTTGCTGAAGCAGATCTGTGTTACCAGTAAGGAGAAAGCTGACCTTTCCCAATCAAATTCAGTCTATCCATAA